Proteins from one Bradyrhizobium manausense genomic window:
- a CDS encoding DEAD/DEAH box helicase: MTDAMAVFRGLKEAYLRYFDSPFDLRFDELVEERRALLDRDGVLYRDPLIEPQPPYIGSRHDVVAAASAALSGAAGWSPQAIADLGQFAATGLFSTTGAAPIELYRHQVEMLQISSAERRDAVILTGTGSGKTESIYLPVFASLIRESMNWPEAPAAPRNDWWDMTPQPGQGARTRHPRIGQRAHEQGARLPGVRALVMYPLNALAEDQMTRLRQSLDSNAVRDWLRNNRKGNRFWFGRYIGSTPVPGRPSSDDAVNRLRDAMKKLAETARTARAAGHGDAERFFPRLDGGEMWSRWDMQDAPPDILVTNYSMLNIMLMRDVETPIFASTRDWLASSPENVFHLVVDELHSYRGTPGTEVAYIIRVLLDRIGLHPDHPQLRILASSASLGSDDVKAQEYLSQFFGTSRAFGFVRGGATPIPAGAIGRLRGLAGTFAQLGQAIEADVEADINDSIDSLSDASGSPRPSATLSLENRLGEALGVAGIPDAVRAACNSGSDEQPVVRPLTPGRIGARLFPEAEPHVAASAGQGIVSSLALARNGAGAPLLPLREHVFFRNVQGIWACTNPGCTGVTRVEADIPVGKLFDRAVTTCQCGSRVLEMLYCEPCGDVFLGGYKRDLRNNAWSLVPDDPNIEKAPDHSASDRTYFNYAVYWPSRTAAGLRAPQKDHWDQDGVRRSWHRARYDHLTGELELARNQQSATGWIYYVKRLHEPNAAVVALTTPSAQNERPAVCPRCEANWAKLASAAPIRTQRTGFQKTAQVLTDALLREIAPVTEGADHAVEDSRRKLVLFSDSRQDAAKLAVGVAKSHWLDAMRQVLVEGVSDEARGILAFDRRLRMEALTAEEERLADAFAAARQEAASAMMAVQLGQGARPSRLGGYTNQALKDKVLAEARDGVLPIRSMQDQAERKLLANGMNPGGVDRSVTWTDLDHQTGDWPRLFDWQLDPPAFKQVLTPDEIEHRRRIGNAEREAIAESIFSGGRRDFESLKLGVVTFDPQFRPANDDVLQQTAESCIRLLGKRRRIDTHRATADRNDLPRYISDYVTSVANLNARDATSLLQEVLGLMTRSRVYNQGILEFDRLFVRRPGENYFQCGICSRVHLHRSGGVCSNCTAPLGTPLRIGVDDAREGVDYYTWLATQAGPVFRLNCAEMTGQTDKVVAKDRQRLFQNVPIGDEFGLTDNLDLLSVTTTMEAGVDIGSLLAAMMANMPPMRFNYQQRVGRAGRRGAAVSIALTLCRGRSHDDYYFQRPDRITADPPPPPYVDTNRRQILQRVLNKEVLRAAFTELNLFATPDGDSVHGEFGRANAWTNPPDQQPAGYAGTTVAEIIQEWIDTHPNEVEHACDTLLLGTVMSNDPASRTESLDFVRTQLVQRITGASQDITLVQDALSERLANHGLLPMFGFPTRARNLYHSRPRRWPARDVVDRDLELAVSMFAPGAETVKERAIHTSIGVVRYFPQGQMVEEDPDPLGPPVTVGVCGNCQHVETVNLAGGPCPTCGAPEGDGDRQYRLLDLRQPKGFTSYYTGARDYDGAFEFVPRAARPKVGRPQFAINPHLNFEVGSGDEGRLYVINDNGGRLYELVRISQNSHAMVDVGAMQSAEQKSAAAENRRARQVAPNPIGQPVRCALAAISRTDMMLLGIRDFGTGRGADPRTPQGRAALYSLSFMLRRAAAVLLDIQDHELKSGIRSVEDVATQVTGQVFLCDTLENGAGYSTYLGQPPVAEKLLRMICEPGHKDFFERLEDGTHSDACDTSCPDCLRSYSNLQYHNLLDWRLAADLAALALDANVTISLSSPRWSRVVDKAATTLLNARPGHRRLTIAGLPAIANGTDVKIITHPLWLTGPGVNPCRDIARAWNEAERVHGLHIDPEASFVSVFKALRQPL, from the coding sequence ATGACCGACGCAATGGCCGTCTTTCGCGGACTGAAAGAAGCCTATCTCCGCTACTTCGACAGCCCGTTCGACCTCAGATTCGATGAACTCGTGGAGGAGCGGCGCGCTCTCCTCGACCGCGACGGCGTGCTCTACCGTGATCCGCTCATCGAGCCGCAGCCTCCGTACATCGGAAGTCGCCATGACGTCGTAGCGGCAGCGTCGGCCGCCCTCAGCGGCGCAGCTGGCTGGTCGCCGCAGGCTATCGCGGACTTGGGACAGTTCGCTGCAACGGGCCTGTTCAGCACAACGGGCGCCGCGCCCATCGAATTGTATCGTCATCAGGTGGAGATGCTGCAAATATCGTCGGCAGAGCGCCGGGATGCAGTGATCTTGACGGGCACCGGATCCGGCAAAACAGAGTCCATCTACCTTCCGGTGTTCGCATCCCTCATCCGAGAATCCATGAACTGGCCCGAGGCGCCTGCGGCCCCCAGGAACGACTGGTGGGACATGACACCGCAGCCTGGCCAAGGAGCTAGAACCCGCCATCCCCGGATCGGTCAGCGCGCTCACGAACAGGGTGCGAGGCTTCCCGGCGTCCGTGCACTGGTGATGTATCCGCTCAATGCCTTGGCGGAAGATCAGATGACGCGCCTGCGGCAGTCTCTCGACAGCAACGCAGTTCGCGATTGGCTGAGAAACAATCGCAAGGGCAACCGGTTTTGGTTCGGCCGCTACATCGGCTCGACACCCGTTCCCGGAAGACCGTCTAGCGATGACGCCGTCAACAGGCTGAGGGACGCGATGAAGAAGCTCGCCGAGACGGCGAGAACAGCGCGAGCAGCGGGGCACGGCGACGCCGAACGGTTCTTCCCTCGTCTCGATGGCGGCGAGATGTGGAGCCGCTGGGACATGCAGGATGCGCCGCCGGACATCTTGGTGACGAACTACAGCATGCTCAACATCATGCTGATGCGAGACGTCGAAACGCCGATCTTTGCGAGCACGCGCGACTGGCTCGCGAGCAGCCCCGAAAACGTCTTCCATCTCGTTGTCGACGAACTGCACTCCTACCGAGGCACTCCCGGCACCGAAGTCGCGTATATCATCCGCGTTCTCCTCGATCGCATCGGTCTGCATCCTGATCATCCGCAACTGCGGATACTCGCTTCGAGCGCCTCGCTCGGATCCGACGACGTAAAGGCCCAAGAATATCTGAGCCAGTTCTTCGGCACCTCTCGAGCCTTTGGGTTCGTGCGCGGAGGCGCAACGCCTATCCCGGCGGGCGCGATCGGGCGACTTCGCGGACTCGCGGGGACCTTCGCCCAACTTGGCCAGGCCATAGAGGCAGACGTCGAGGCCGACATTAACGATAGCATCGACTCGCTGAGCGACGCGTCCGGCTCGCCCCGACCGTCAGCAACACTCTCTTTGGAAAACCGGCTGGGCGAGGCGCTGGGGGTTGCGGGCATTCCCGATGCCGTCAGAGCGGCATGCAATAGCGGGTCCGACGAGCAACCCGTTGTGCGGCCCCTCACCCCGGGGCGCATCGGCGCCCGCTTGTTCCCCGAAGCTGAACCCCACGTCGCAGCCTCGGCCGGGCAGGGTATAGTCTCTTCGCTGGCCCTAGCCCGCAATGGCGCCGGAGCACCGCTGCTCCCGCTTCGCGAACATGTATTCTTCCGGAACGTGCAGGGAATTTGGGCCTGCACAAATCCCGGCTGCACAGGAGTGACCCGCGTCGAAGCGGACATCCCAGTAGGCAAGTTATTCGACCGGGCCGTGACGACCTGCCAATGTGGTTCGCGCGTCTTGGAAATGCTGTATTGCGAGCCGTGCGGCGACGTATTCCTGGGCGGCTACAAGCGCGACCTTCGCAACAATGCCTGGTCTCTCGTTCCTGACGATCCGAACATCGAGAAGGCGCCGGATCACTCGGCCAGCGACCGCACATACTTCAACTACGCTGTTTACTGGCCGTCTCGAACGGCGGCAGGCCTCCGAGCGCCTCAGAAGGATCATTGGGATCAAGATGGAGTCAGAAGAAGCTGGCATAGGGCGCGCTACGACCACCTCACAGGCGAACTCGAACTCGCGCGAAATCAGCAAAGCGCGACCGGATGGATCTACTATGTCAAGCGTCTCCATGAACCAAACGCTGCGGTTGTTGCACTAACTACCCCGTCTGCCCAAAACGAACGGCCCGCCGTATGTCCTCGATGCGAAGCCAATTGGGCCAAACTCGCGAGCGCTGCTCCGATACGCACGCAGCGCACGGGTTTTCAGAAAACCGCGCAGGTTTTGACCGACGCGCTTTTGAGAGAGATAGCCCCCGTCACCGAGGGGGCGGATCATGCCGTCGAGGATTCCAGGCGCAAGCTCGTCCTGTTTTCTGACAGCCGACAGGATGCCGCGAAACTAGCGGTCGGCGTGGCGAAGTCCCACTGGCTCGACGCCATGCGACAGGTGCTGGTCGAAGGAGTGTCGGACGAAGCTCGTGGCATCTTGGCTTTCGACCGGCGCCTACGGATGGAAGCCTTGACCGCTGAAGAAGAAAGGCTTGCCGACGCGTTTGCCGCCGCCCGACAGGAAGCGGCCAGCGCAATGATGGCCGTCCAACTTGGTCAAGGAGCACGGCCTTCGCGCCTCGGCGGTTATACGAACCAAGCCCTCAAGGACAAAGTGCTGGCCGAGGCACGCGACGGTGTGCTCCCCATCCGGAGCATGCAGGATCAGGCGGAGCGCAAACTCCTCGCGAACGGCATGAACCCAGGCGGCGTCGATCGAAGCGTCACCTGGACGGATCTCGATCACCAAACCGGCGACTGGCCCCGTCTGTTCGACTGGCAACTAGATCCCCCTGCCTTCAAGCAGGTCCTCACTCCGGACGAGATCGAGCATCGGCGGAGGATCGGCAACGCCGAGCGTGAGGCTATTGCCGAGTCGATCTTCTCCGGCGGCAGGCGCGATTTCGAGTCCCTCAAGCTGGGCGTGGTTACCTTCGATCCGCAGTTCCGGCCCGCAAACGACGATGTGCTGCAGCAGACCGCCGAAAGCTGCATCCGGCTGCTCGGGAAGCGACGGCGCATCGACACCCACCGGGCCACTGCCGACCGCAACGACCTTCCGAGATACATCAGCGACTACGTCACATCGGTCGCCAATCTCAACGCCCGGGATGCCACGTCCTTGCTCCAGGAGGTGCTCGGACTTATGACTCGTTCCAGAGTCTACAACCAGGGCATTTTGGAGTTCGACCGGCTGTTCGTCAGAAGGCCTGGCGAAAATTACTTCCAGTGCGGCATTTGCTCGCGGGTTCATCTCCATCGCAGTGGTGGTGTCTGCAGCAACTGCACGGCCCCACTGGGAACCCCTCTGCGGATCGGCGTCGACGACGCCCGCGAGGGTGTAGATTATTACACATGGCTGGCGACGCAGGCCGGACCCGTATTCCGGCTGAACTGCGCCGAGATGACGGGACAAACCGACAAGGTGGTCGCCAAAGACCGGCAGCGTCTCTTTCAGAACGTTCCGATCGGCGACGAATTCGGCCTTACCGACAATCTGGACCTTCTGAGCGTCACTACGACTATGGAAGCCGGCGTGGACATCGGCTCGCTGCTCGCCGCCATGATGGCGAACATGCCTCCCATGCGGTTCAATTACCAGCAGCGGGTCGGCCGGGCGGGTCGCCGAGGCGCCGCCGTGTCGATCGCCCTCACCTTGTGCAGAGGGCGGAGCCACGATGACTACTACTTCCAGCGTCCGGACCGCATCACCGCAGACCCTCCTCCACCGCCTTACGTCGACACGAACAGAAGGCAGATACTGCAGCGCGTCCTGAACAAAGAAGTGCTCCGAGCGGCCTTCACCGAACTCAATCTGTTCGCTACCCCCGATGGCGACAGCGTGCATGGCGAATTCGGACGGGCCAACGCGTGGACGAATCCTCCGGACCAGCAGCCGGCCGGCTACGCGGGGACAACGGTGGCAGAAATAATTCAGGAATGGATCGACACGCACCCTAACGAGGTCGAGCACGCATGCGATACGCTGCTGCTCGGAACGGTGATGAGCAACGATCCGGCCTCACGCACCGAGAGCCTCGATTTCGTGCGTACGCAGCTTGTCCAGCGGATCACCGGTGCCAGCCAGGACATCACTCTCGTCCAAGACGCCCTAAGCGAACGTCTCGCGAACCATGGTTTGCTTCCGATGTTCGGCTTCCCTACGCGCGCCCGCAATCTCTATCACAGCAGACCACGCAGATGGCCCGCACGCGATGTGGTTGACCGTGATCTTGAGCTCGCCGTCAGCATGTTCGCTCCCGGCGCTGAAACTGTAAAGGAAAGGGCAATTCACACGTCCATCGGTGTCGTCAGATACTTCCCGCAAGGCCAGATGGTCGAAGAGGATCCGGACCCTCTCGGACCGCCCGTGACGGTCGGCGTCTGCGGTAATTGTCAGCACGTGGAAACGGTCAACTTGGCCGGTGGCCCGTGTCCGACGTGCGGTGCGCCAGAGGGAGACGGCGACCGGCAATATCGTCTTCTCGACCTACGCCAGCCCAAGGGCTTCACCAGCTACTATACGGGCGCCCGCGATTACGACGGCGCTTTCGAATTCGTTCCGCGGGCAGCCCGTCCCAAGGTCGGACGGCCCCAATTCGCCATCAACCCCCATCTCAATTTCGAGGTCGGGTCGGGTGACGAAGGAAGACTCTACGTCATCAACGACAATGGCGGCCGACTCTACGAGCTGGTGCGAATATCGCAAAATTCGCACGCCATGGTGGACGTAGGAGCCATGCAGTCGGCCGAACAGAAAAGCGCGGCGGCGGAAAATCGAAGAGCCCGACAGGTCGCACCCAATCCTATCGGGCAGCCTGTGAGATGCGCACTCGCCGCGATAAGCCGGACCGACATGATGCTGCTTGGCATCAGGGATTTCGGAACTGGACGTGGCGCAGATCCCAGGACCCCGCAGGGCCGAGCCGCCTTGTATTCGCTCTCGTTCATGCTCCGAAGAGCCGCCGCGGTTCTGCTCGACATCCAGGACCACGAATTGAAGTCAGGCATCCGCAGCGTAGAGGACGTGGCGACCCAAGTTACCGGGCAGGTTTTCTTGTGCGACACGCTGGAGAACGGTGCGGGCTACTCGACGTATCTGGGCCAGCCCCCCGTGGCAGAAAAGCTGCTTCGGATGATCTGCGAACCTGGCCACAAAGACTTTTTCGAGAGACTGGAAGACGGGACGCATTCGGATGCCTGCGATACATCGTGTCCCGACTGCCTGCGCAGCTACAGCAATCTGCAATATCACAACCTGCTGGACTGGAGGCTCGCCGCCGATCTCGCTGCTTTGGCTCTAGACGCGAATGTAACGATCTCGCTGTCTTCGCCCAGATGGAGCCGCGTTGTCGACAAGGCCGCGACCACTCTACTCAACGCCCGGCCTGGCCATCGGCGCCTAACGATCGCGGGCCTTCCGGCGATCGCCAACGGGACAGACGTCAAGATCATAACGCATCCGTTGTGGCTGACTGGCCCCGGAGTGAACCCCTGCCGGGACATTGCCCGCGCATGGAACGAGGCCGAGCGTGTGCATGGGCTCCACATTGATCCGGAGGCTTCCTTCGTTTCAGTGTTCAAAGCGCTCCGGCAGCCACTATAG
- a CDS encoding PD-(D/E)XK nuclease family protein produces MAPLSIAPLASTSPTAAAEMAVCGLRAGLSSCRDADAWVLHDPRLWLGIAFHSLMEKARRGLAGPALVAAWNEIVERFAQEAGLHQFDRRFASAVHWPNYYLAEERAISAAADLAARSTPPHARPASEQQPTSGTEKRLVARSGRLVGRPDRFNKHAVTDYKSNLPDQTTAAGSEIFRRNRRQVQIYAAIIAEVCGFWPEKGILAAASGELIEFDLNPTECDAEADRAVHDLEAWNRRLASARQSADIASPSAQACQNCKFQLLCPAFWPWLAQHQAAGMPLNNVAVTGRLKYVQLGNDGDVQTVALEGASASVPQIATPSLVTRRSIHGDLSQNPVGAECRIVGAELRRDGRLVAGMRTVPMPIDQIPEIVIRADATRPLDEVQVA; encoded by the coding sequence ATGGCGCCGCTCTCCATCGCCCCGCTCGCAAGCACCAGCCCGACCGCCGCCGCGGAAATGGCGGTCTGCGGCTTACGGGCAGGGCTTTCGTCCTGCAGAGACGCGGATGCGTGGGTCCTTCACGATCCCCGCCTCTGGCTGGGGATCGCCTTCCACTCGCTCATGGAAAAGGCGCGGCGGGGATTGGCCGGACCCGCTCTCGTGGCCGCCTGGAATGAAATCGTGGAGCGGTTCGCTCAAGAGGCCGGCCTGCACCAATTCGATCGCAGGTTCGCCAGCGCGGTTCATTGGCCAAACTACTATTTGGCCGAGGAGCGAGCAATCAGCGCAGCGGCCGATCTTGCCGCGAGATCAACCCCGCCCCACGCCCGTCCAGCGAGCGAACAGCAGCCGACTTCCGGTACAGAGAAGAGGCTTGTCGCCCGGTCGGGCCGGCTGGTCGGCCGCCCCGACCGCTTCAACAAGCACGCCGTCACAGACTACAAGTCAAACTTGCCCGACCAGACAACGGCCGCCGGATCCGAAATTTTCCGACGAAACCGCCGGCAAGTTCAAATCTACGCGGCGATTATCGCCGAAGTTTGCGGCTTCTGGCCCGAAAAGGGCATTCTTGCTGCGGCTTCCGGAGAACTAATCGAGTTCGATCTCAATCCGACAGAGTGCGACGCTGAGGCCGATCGCGCAGTGCATGATCTCGAAGCTTGGAATCGAAGACTGGCGTCGGCTCGGCAATCTGCGGATATTGCAAGTCCGTCGGCGCAAGCATGTCAAAACTGCAAATTTCAGCTTCTGTGTCCCGCATTCTGGCCGTGGCTCGCACAACATCAGGCAGCCGGCATGCCTCTGAATAATGTCGCCGTCACCGGCCGATTGAAATACGTTCAGCTAGGCAATGATGGCGACGTACAGACCGTTGCACTGGAGGGCGCATCTGCCAGCGTTCCCCAAATTGCGACGCCTAGTCTAGTTACCCGCCGTTCGATACATGGAGACCTATCGCAAAACCCGGTCGGCGCTGAATGCAGGATCGTGGGCGCCGAACTTCGCCGCGATGGACGCCTGGTCGCCGGCATGCGGACCGTTCCAATGCCGATAGACCAGATACCCGAGATCGTCATTCGTGCGGACGCGACACGTCCGCTGGATGAGGTCCAGGTTGCCTAA
- a CDS encoding very short patch repair endonuclease, with protein MRSRLPKLRKLLARSKRAPLSRSEAMSRIRSTGTTPERVVRRLLTQSGIKYRMNVRDLPGKPDFANKRRKFAIFVHGCFWHSHDSCSLASDPKSNRSYWRPKLERTKARDLAHAERLKELGYRVLIIWECSSRKPEIAAAQIADFFKNALTR; from the coding sequence ATGAGGTCCAGGTTGCCTAAGCTTCGAAAGCTTCTCGCTCGGAGCAAAAGAGCTCCCTTGAGCAGGAGCGAAGCGATGTCGCGGATTCGCTCGACGGGTACGACGCCGGAGCGCGTGGTCCGACGGCTTCTCACCCAATCCGGCATCAAATACCGGATGAACGTTCGCGACCTTCCCGGGAAGCCCGATTTTGCCAACAAACGACGGAAGTTCGCAATCTTCGTGCATGGCTGTTTTTGGCACTCACATGACAGCTGTTCGCTTGCTTCGGATCCAAAATCGAACCGTAGCTATTGGCGGCCAAAGCTTGAAAGAACGAAGGCTCGAGACCTTGCACACGCGGAGAGGCTCAAAGAACTTGGCTATCGGGTGCTGATCATCTGGGAATGCTCATCGCGCAAACCCGAAATTGCCGCCGCGCAAATCGCCGACTTCTTCAAGAACGCTCTTACGCGATAG
- a CDS encoding metallophosphoesterase produces the protein MRLWVMSDIHLELTRGWDLPPAEARPDFDVMIVAGDLIPRAERGVGWLLERVPGRPVVYVMGNHEPYGEDIDIDLEKARTAAAGTNIHVLQNDTVRVGNVIFAGATLWTDFALHGDPHGAMVLAGDRMNDFKKIRRNSYKERFLPHHALTRHVKSWAFLEAEMRKPRGQDRLVVVTHHAPVRQMSSAASRRGIDYALDPAYRSDLTRLMVPAPDEGRGALRPADLWLYGHTHESFDAVIGETRVVSNAKGYGPWAPSMRTWDNPHFDERLIIEI, from the coding sequence ATGCGCCTCTGGGTCATGTCGGACATCCACCTCGAGCTGACGCGCGGCTGGGACCTCCCGCCCGCCGAAGCGCGTCCGGATTTCGACGTGATGATCGTCGCCGGCGACTTGATCCCGCGCGCCGAGCGCGGCGTCGGCTGGCTGCTCGAGCGCGTGCCCGGCCGGCCCGTTGTCTATGTCATGGGTAATCATGAGCCGTACGGGGAAGACATCGATATCGATCTTGAGAAAGCCCGAACCGCGGCAGCCGGCACGAACATCCACGTCTTGCAGAACGACACCGTGCGCGTCGGCAACGTCATTTTCGCGGGCGCGACGCTGTGGACGGACTTCGCCCTGCACGGGGACCCGCACGGCGCCATGGTCCTCGCAGGCGACCGCATGAATGACTTCAAGAAAATCCGACGCAACAGCTACAAGGAGCGCTTCCTGCCGCATCACGCGCTGACCCGGCACGTCAAATCCTGGGCGTTCTTGGAGGCCGAAATGCGTAAGCCGCGCGGCCAGGACCGCCTGGTCGTCGTCACGCATCACGCGCCGGTGCGCCAGATGTCATCAGCCGCTTCGCGTCGGGGCATCGATTACGCGCTCGACCCCGCCTACCGCAGCGATCTGACGCGACTGATGGTGCCGGCGCCCGACGAGGGACGCGGGGCGTTGCGCCCCGCCGACCTCTGGCTCTACGGCCACACCCACGAGTCCTTCGACGCCGTGATCGGCGAGACCCGGGTCGTATCGAATGCGAAGGGGTACGGGCCTTGGGCGCCCTCCATGCGCACCTGGGACAATCCGCACTTCGACGAACGCCTCATCATCGAGATCTGA
- a CDS encoding AAA family ATPase, translating into MKPIPVPKRLVVLQPNEPIILNQSFEKATRSYMDKHKANQDADVAAEDDPDFDMEAEEPEPAPPPRVRRSPALAAVVGAAFDAAVPPQLRRRLQHAKALCVLVQVPSPAWVAPVAAHFRKRFGSRWVHEARDGSIRTAHQSTIGSSKIAQALSQGHCVVGIAADPNILPRALIAAVDVTIELATPSGSALRNAIHRFGGRAPERIDSGIGTGLDLDEIVAAFRPGSGPQRIADRLAAAASALRGVVRSERVPRLEDAIEYGAARTWGLQLARDIEDYRAGRLPWAEMQKGIVLHGEPGTGKSLFVQSLAKACGGLPVISTSVPDWFNPKGYLDAVLQSVRAVFDRAALLSASTSSSSRGLCLIFIDELDAVPNRANLDPRNADYWTPVIAELNLRCDNATDGRRGQILIAATNNLGAIDAALRRPGRFEVAVEIERPDLAGTLNILKFHAGELSEPDLAEIAAMAVRSTAAEIMHLVREGRRIARHAGHAFCIDDLRAAMLQTDDDTPPSADWRTSVHEAGHAVAALAIPYGKVLHCVVGARGASPNRTMIDFTGDDLPTRAMIEDRVVMLLAGRSAERAILGAECAGGGGDETSDLAAATRDICSIHAAWGLGGTATYLTPRNEAIDTLRLDYALRARVDADLATLQKRADALILRHRAAVLAVAEALRAKRYLTGDAVRAIFDANSPRRRGRRKVSA; encoded by the coding sequence ATGAAGCCCATCCCCGTACCCAAGCGGCTCGTCGTCCTCCAGCCGAACGAGCCCATCATCCTCAATCAATCGTTCGAAAAAGCGACGCGTAGCTACATGGACAAGCACAAAGCGAATCAGGACGCGGACGTCGCCGCCGAGGACGATCCGGATTTCGACATGGAAGCGGAAGAGCCCGAGCCGGCGCCCCCGCCGCGCGTCCGGCGCTCCCCCGCACTGGCCGCCGTGGTCGGCGCAGCGTTCGACGCGGCGGTGCCGCCGCAGTTGCGGCGCCGGCTCCAGCATGCCAAGGCGCTGTGCGTTCTGGTTCAGGTCCCCTCGCCGGCTTGGGTCGCACCCGTCGCAGCCCATTTCCGCAAACGGTTCGGCAGCCGCTGGGTGCATGAAGCCCGCGACGGCTCCATCCGCACAGCGCACCAGAGCACGATCGGCTCCAGCAAGATCGCGCAAGCGCTGTCGCAGGGGCACTGCGTGGTCGGCATCGCCGCCGATCCGAACATCTTGCCGCGAGCGCTGATTGCGGCCGTCGACGTCACCATCGAACTCGCAACGCCCTCGGGATCCGCGCTTCGCAACGCCATCCACCGGTTCGGCGGGCGCGCCCCTGAAAGGATCGATAGCGGAATCGGAACAGGTCTCGACCTCGACGAGATCGTCGCCGCATTTCGTCCGGGTTCGGGCCCCCAACGCATCGCCGATCGCCTGGCGGCGGCCGCTTCCGCACTACGCGGCGTAGTCCGCAGCGAGCGCGTGCCGCGCTTGGAAGACGCCATCGAGTATGGCGCAGCGAGGACCTGGGGACTTCAACTGGCTCGCGACATCGAGGACTACCGCGCCGGGCGCCTCCCTTGGGCCGAGATGCAGAAGGGAATTGTCCTGCACGGCGAGCCTGGAACGGGGAAATCCCTCTTCGTTCAGTCATTGGCGAAAGCCTGCGGCGGCCTTCCGGTCATCAGCACGAGCGTGCCGGACTGGTTCAATCCCAAAGGGTATTTGGATGCCGTGCTTCAATCAGTCCGAGCAGTTTTCGACAGAGCCGCATTGCTGTCGGCCTCGACCTCGTCATCCTCCCGGGGGCTTTGCCTCATCTTCATCGACGAGCTGGATGCCGTCCCCAACCGGGCAAATTTGGATCCGCGGAACGCCGACTATTGGACCCCCGTAATAGCAGAGCTGAATCTGAGGTGCGACAATGCGACCGACGGCCGTCGCGGCCAAATACTGATCGCCGCCACCAATAATCTAGGCGCCATCGACGCCGCCCTGCGGCGGCCCGGGCGTTTCGAGGTGGCGGTCGAGATCGAACGGCCAGATCTCGCAGGCACGTTGAACATCCTGAAGTTTCACGCCGGCGAACTGAGCGAGCCCGACCTGGCAGAGATCGCCGCGATGGCCGTCCGCTCCACGGCCGCCGAGATCATGCATCTCGTCCGCGAGGGCCGCCGCATCGCCCGTCACGCCGGCCACGCCTTTTGCATCGACGACCTGCGCGCGGCGATGCTGCAGACCGACGACGACACGCCACCTTCGGCCGACTGGCGCACCTCCGTCCACGAAGCCGGACATGCCGTCGCCGCCCTCGCGATCCCCTACGGCAAAGTGCTTCATTGCGTGGTCGGAGCCCGCGGCGCGTCGCCCAATCGCACGATGATCGACTTTACGGGCGACGACCTGCCGACCCGCGCCATGATCGAGGATCGTGTGGTCATGCTGCTGGCCGGCCGCTCCGCCGAACGGGCGATCCTCGGCGCCGAGTGTGCAGGCGGCGGTGGCGACGAGACCTCCGACCTGGCCGCGGCCACCCGCGACATCTGCTCCATCCACGCGGCCTGGGGTCTCGGAGGCACCGCGACCTATCTCACGCCGCGAAACGAGGCGATCGACACGCTGCGGCTCGACTATGCGCTGCGGGCCCGCGTCGACGCCGACTTGGCAACCTTGCAGAAGCGGGCGGATGCCTTGATCCTGCGACATCGCGCGGCGGTTCTCGCCGTCGCGGAAGCGCTGCGCGCCAAGCGGTATCTCACCGGCGACGCCGTCCGCGCGATCTTCGACGCCAACTCGCCCCGGCGGCGGGGCCGGAGAAAGGTCTCCGCATGA
- a CDS encoding TnsA endonuclease N-terminal domain-containing protein — MSQNRPQLESVRIVRAQGGGPIRTIVEAAKSMPCGDFPSLKAGRAIPWEGIERRFVWTFEARWDVKTYMSQPFRFEFRMSDGSTLFYFPDFELVLDGDEIEIVEIKKTEAETRRDPHYAFKLWLARRVCEKRGWKFRVLTADEYLADGHLLENAQHIRMNRTAAITAEDYIRLGEASRRRCGGTMTWADAVAALSRTDDPWSRDGLARLHALIVRRYVRVDITRRITQRTPVEMTEASAIELGR, encoded by the coding sequence ATGAGCCAGAACCGACCCCAACTCGAGTCCGTCCGCATCGTGCGCGCCCAGGGGGGCGGGCCGATCCGCACCATCGTGGAGGCGGCCAAGAGCATGCCCTGCGGCGATTTCCCGTCGCTGAAGGCCGGCCGCGCGATTCCCTGGGAGGGCATCGAACGCCGCTTCGTGTGGACCTTCGAGGCCCGTTGGGACGTGAAAACCTACATGTCCCAGCCGTTCCGCTTCGAATTCCGCATGAGCGACGGGTCCACGCTGTTCTACTTTCCGGACTTCGAACTGGTGCTCGACGGCGACGAGATCGAGATCGTCGAGATCAAGAAGACCGAGGCGGAGACCCGCCGCGACCCCCACTATGCCTTCAAACTGTGGCTCGCCAGGCGCGTCTGCGAGAAGCGCGGCTGGAAATTCCGCGTCCTCACGGCCGATGAATATCTGGCTGACGGCCACCTGCTCGAAAACGCTCAGCACATCCGGATGAACAGAACCGCCGCCATCACCGCGGAGGACTACATCCGGCTCGGCGAAGCGTCCCGCCGCCGCTGCGGGGGCACGATGACCTGGGCGGATGCCGTTGCCGCCCTCAGCCGCACGGACGATCCCTGGAGCCGCGACGGCCTCGCCCGCCTCCACGCGCTGATCGTCCGCCGCTACGTCCGCGTGGACATCACCAGGCGCATCACCCAGCGCACGCCGGTCGAAATGACCGAAGCCTCCGCCATCGAGCTCGGGAGGTAG